A window of Colius striatus isolate bColStr4 chromosome 29, bColStr4.1.hap1, whole genome shotgun sequence contains these coding sequences:
- the PFDN2 gene encoding prefoldin subunit 2, with translation MADGAKGRTAAAAAGKALTAEQVVSRFNRLRQEQRGLASKAAELELELNEHSLVIETLREVDPTRKCYRMVGGILVERTVKEVLPALEGNKEQISKIIESLTQQLQAKGRELNEFREKHNIRLVGEEDPRQPPREGAEGAKGGSAGVLVS, from the exons ATGGCGGACGGCGCGAAGGGGCgaacggcggcggcggccgcggggaaAGCGCTGACGGCCGAGCAG GTCGTGTCTCGGTTCAACCGGCTGCGGCAGGAGCAGCGCGGGTTGGCCTCGAAGGCGGCcgagctggagctggagctgaacGAGCACAG CCTGGTGATCGAGACGCTGCGGGAGGTGGATCCCACGCGCAAGTGCTACCGGATGGTCGGCGGCATCTTGGTGGAGAGAACGGTCAAGGAGGTGCTGCCGGCGCTGGAGGGCAACAAGGAGCAG atcAGCAAAATCATCGAGTCGCTGACTCAGCAGCTGCAGGCGAAGGGCCGAGAGCTCAACGAGTTCCGGGAGAAGCACAACATCCGTCTGGTGGGGGAGGAGGACCCCCGGCAGCCCCCccgggagggggctgagggggccAAGGGTGGCTCTGCGGGGGTCCTGGTCTCGTAG
- the LOC133628314 gene encoding V-type proton ATPase catalytic subunit A-like — MDGAGAARREEAERESLLGCVHGVSGPVVTATRMAGAAMYELVRVGHAELVGEIIRLEGDMATLQVYEETSGVRVGDPVLRTGKPLSVELGPGILGSIFDGIQRPLRDIADLTRSIYIPRGTNVPALPRHLSWDFTPNKDLRVGSHVTGGDVYGTVVENSLIRHKIMVPPRSCGTVTYIAPPGHYSVSDVVLELDFQGSKERLSMLQVWPVRQSRPVAEKLPANHPLLTGQRVLDALFPCVQGGTTAIPGAFGCGKTVISQSLSKYSNSDIIVYVGCGERGNEMSEVLRDFPELTMEVDGRTETIMKRTTLVANTSNMPVAAREASIYTGITLSEYFRDMGHHVSMMADSTSRWAEALREISGRLAEMPADSGYPAYLGARLASFYERAGRARCLGSPTREGSVSIVGAVSPPGGDFSDPVTSATLGIVQVFWGLDKKLAQRKHFPSVNWLISYSRYLRALEPHYERLHPEFPALRRRAREILQEEEELAEIVQLVGKASLAEADKVTLEVAKLLKDDFLQQNGYSSYDRFCPFYKTVGMLQNMITFYELARHAVEATAPGEHRVTWATIRESLGDILYKLSAMKFKDPVKDGEANITAAFAQLNEEMQAAFRNLED; from the exons ATGGACGGCGCCGGGGCAGCGCGGcgggaggaggctgagagggagAGTCTGCTGGGCTGCGTCCACGGCGTGTCGGGACCCG TGGTGACGGCCACGCGCATGGCGGGCGCTGCCATGTACGAGCTGGTGCGTGTGGGACACGCCGAGCTGGTCGGGGAGATCATCCGGCTGGAGGGGGACATGGCCACGCTCCAGGTCTACGAGGAGACCT CGGGGGTGCGTGTGGGGGACCCGGTGCTGCGCACGGGGAAGCCGCTGTCGGTGGAGCTGGGTCCTGGCATCCTGGGCTCCATCTTCGACGGGATCCAGCGGCCGCTGCGGGACATCGCCGACCTCACCCGCAGCATCTACATCCCGCGGGGCACCAACGTGCCGGCGCTGCCCCGGCATCTCTCCTGGGACTTCACTCCCAACAAGGACCTGCGG GTCGGGAGCCACGTCACCGGCGGGGACGTCTATGGCACCGTGGTGGAGAACTCGCTCATCCGGCACAAGATCATGGTGCCACCACGCAGCTGCGGCACCGTCACCTACATCGCACCCCCCGGGCACTACAGCGTGTCG GACGTGGTGCTGGAACTGGACTTCCAGGGCAGCAAGGAGCGGCTGTCGATGCTGCAGGTGTGGCCCGTCCGACAGAGCCGGCCCGTGGCCGAGAAGCTGCCGGCGAATCACCCGCTGCTGACGGGACAGCGAGTGCTGGACGCCCTCTTCCC GTGCGTGCAGGGCGGCACCACGGCCATCCCGGGCGCCTTCGGCTGCGGCAAAACCGTCATCTCCCAGTCCCTGTCCAAATACTCCAACAGCGACATCATCGTCTACGTGGGCTGCGGCGAGAGGGGCAACGAGATGTCCGAGGTCCTGCGGGACTTCCCCGAG CTCACCATGGAGGTGGACGGGAGGACTGAGACCATCATGAAGCGCACGACGCTGGTGGCCAACACCTCCAACATGCCGGTGGCGGCGCGGGAAGCCTCCATCTACACCg GCATCACGCTCTCCGAGTACTTCCGCGACATGGGCCACCACGTCAGCATGATGGCCGACTCCACGTCGCGCTGGGCCGAGGCGCTGCGCGAGATCTCGGGGCGTCTGGCCGAGATGCCGGCGG ACAGCGGTTACCCGGCGTACCTGGGCGCTCGCCTGGCGTCCTTCTATGAGCGAGCAGGGCGAGCGCGGTGCCTCGGCTCCCCGACCCGCGAGGGCAGCGTCAGCATCGTGGGAGC CGTGTCCCCGCCGGGAGGGGATTTCTCAGACCCCGTCACCTCGGCCACGTTGGGCATCGTGCAG GTGTTTTGGGGGCTGGACAAGAAGCTGGCGCAGCGCAAGCACTTCCCGTCGGTGAACTGGTTGATCAGCTACAGCCGGTACCTGCGGGCGCTGGAGCCCCACTACGAGAGGCTGCACCCCGAGTTCCCGGCCCTGCGCCGCCGGGCCAGGGAGAtcctgcaggaggaggaggagctggccGAGATCGTCCAGCTGGTCGggaag GCATCGCTCGCCGAGGCTGACAAGGTGACTCTGGAGGTGGCGAAGCTCCTGAAGGACGATTTCCTCCAGCAGAACGGCTACTCCTCCTACGACAG GTTTTGCCCCTTCTACAAGACGGTGGGGATGCTGCAGAACATGATCACCTTCTACGAGCTGGCACGACACGCCGTGGAAGCCACAGCGCCGGGCGAGCACCGCGTCACCTGGGCCACCATCCGCGAGAGCCTGGGCGACATCCTCTACAAGCTGAGTGCCATGAAGTTCAAG GACCCGGTGAAGGACGGTGAAGCCAACATCACGGCAGCCTTCGCTCAGCTCAACGAGGAGATGCAGGCGGCTTTCCGCAACCTGGAGGACTGA
- the NIT1 gene encoding deaminated glutathione amidase: MSPPRAVAAPSGLKPLVAVAQVTSTPDKELNLAACSGLVREAAQRGACLVFLPEGFDYIGSEPAQTLRLSEGLDGQLMGRYKELARECGVWLSLGGFHERGRDWETTQRIYNCHVLLDPAGHLVAAYRKTHLCDVELEGRVSMRESSFTNPGTEIVPPVSTPAGQLGLSICYDLRFPEMSLALRRAGADILTYPSAFTFPTGSAHWEVLLRARAIESQCYVVAAAQTGQNHERRTSYGHSLVVDPWGAVVAQCREGPGLCYAEIDLEYLQRVRREMPVQSHRRHDLYGTTGMAP; this comes from the exons AT GTCGCCGCCCCGCGCCGTGGCCGCCCCGTCGGGGCTGAAGCCGCTGGTGGCCGTGGCTCAGGTCACCTCCACGCCGGACAAGGAGCTCAACTTGGCCGCCTGCTCGGGGCTGGTGCGGGAGGCGGCTCAGCGCGGCGCCTGCCTCGTCTTCCTCCCCGAGGGCTTCGACTACATCGGCTCGGAGCCGGCGCAGACGCTGAGGCTGTCCGAGGGGCTGGACGGGCAGCTGATGGGCCGGTACAAGGAGCTGGCCAG ggaaTGCGGCGTGTGGCTGTCCCTGGGCGGCTTCCACGAGCGGGGCCGGGACTGGGAGACCACGCAGCGCATCTACAACTGCCATGTGCTGCTGGACCCCGCAG gtcACCTCGTGGCCGCCTACAGGAAGACTCACCTGTGTGACGTGGAGCTGGAGGGACGCGTGTCCATGAGGGAGAGCAGCTTCACCAACCCCGGCACCGAGATCGTGCCGCCGGTCAGCACCCCGGCAGGGCAG CTCGGCCTCTCCATCTGCTACGACCTGCGTTTCCCCGAGATGTCGCTGGCGCTGCGCCGCGCCGGCGCCGACATCCTCACCTACCCCTCTGCCTTCACCTTCCCCACAGGCTCTGCGCACTGGGAG GTGCTGCTGCGGGCCAGGGCCATCGAGAGCCAGTGCTACGTGGTGGCAGCCGCCCAAACCGGGCAGAACCACGAGCGCCGGACGTCGTACGGGCACTCGCTGGTGGTGGATCCCTGGGGCGCGGTGGTGGCTCAGTGCCGGGAGGGCCCCGGGCTCTGCTACGCCGAGATCGACCTCGAGTACCTGCAGCGCGTGCGCCGGGAGATGCCGGTGCAAAGCCACCGCCGGCACGACCTCTACGGCACCACGGGGATGGCACCCTGA